In one Rutidosis leptorrhynchoides isolate AG116_Rl617_1_P2 chromosome 8, CSIRO_AGI_Rlap_v1, whole genome shotgun sequence genomic region, the following are encoded:
- the LOC139862068 gene encoding putative ABC1 protein At2g40090 — translation MARFIWAAKSKLAFTATALCAGAGAASIANSDDPATSLKLCTTVPIRLFRLSLTAASIAFDYQYSLLGLPEDSIERAKVTHEVHARSARRLEELCFKNGGIYIKLGQHVGQLEYLVPQEYINTLRDSMLNRCPTSSYDQVCQVVKKELGDAPEEIFEEFDPVPIASASLAQVHVARTHQGQKVAVKVQHMHMTDTAAADYATVELIVNTLHRLFPSFDYRWLVDEVHDSLPKELDFLIEAKNSIKCMDNFRRLSPHIADYVYAPIIYWNLSTSKLLTMEFVEGAEVNDPKSIQKLGLDPHDIARLLSRTFAEMMFKHGFVHCDPHAANLLVRTSPSLKSGVFGKRKPQLVLLDHGLYKELDVSTRTNYAALWKALVLADAKGIKENCVKLGAGEDLYALFAGILTMRPWNRVIDPAVDHLAIQGNASDHSELQMYASLYFPQITELLHKLPRVILLMLKTNDCLRAVNNALIQRPSVESFIIIGRVSSEALIEEKLSHSKSLYSFLLVWLEQFSLEARFLIMQVALWILQFRKASIY, via the exons ATGGCCCGATTTATTTGGGCCGCTAAATCCAAGCTCGCGTTTACCGCCACCGCCTTATGCGCCGGCGCCGGTGCCGCCTCCATTGCCAATTCCGATGATCCCGCCACGTCACTCAAACTTTGCACCACCGTCCCTATTCGTCTCTTCCGTCTTTCCCTCACCGCTGCCTCTATTGCTTTCG ATTATCAGTATTCACTATTGGGACTGCCAGAAGATAGCATTGAAAGGGCTAAGGTTACACATGAAGTCCACGCTAGAAGTGCTCGTAGGCTTGAAGAACTTTGCTTTAAAAATGGTGGAATATACATAAAGCTTGGTCAACATGTAGGTCAACTG GAATATTTGGTACCTCAAGAGTACATTAATACATTGAGAGATTCAATGTTGAATAGATGTCCGACTTCTTCTTACGATCAAGTGTGCCAAGTTGTTAAAAAAGAGCTTGGTGATGCACCTGAAGAA ATATTTGAAGAGTTTGACCCTGTCCCTATTGCGAGTGCTTCGCTTGCTCAAGTTCATGTTGCTCGTACTCATCAGGGACAAAAAGTTGCTGTCAAG GTGCAACATATGCATATGACAGATACTGCAGCTGCAGATTATGCAACTGTCgaattgattgtgaacactttgcatCGGCtctttccttcatttgattacag GTGGTTGGTAGATGAAGTACACGACAGTTTACCTAAG GAACTAGATTTCTTAATAGAGGCCAAGAACAGCATAAAATGTATGGATAACTTTCGAAGGTTATCTCCTCATATTGCAGACTATGTTTACGCCCCAATTATATATTGGAACCTAAGTACCTCAAAGTTGTTGACTATGGAGTTTGTAGAAGGCGCAGAAGTCAACGACCCAAAAAGCATCCAAAAACTTGGACTCGATCCACATGACATTGCAAGACTA CTCAGTAGAACATTTGCTGAAATGATGTTTAAACATGGATTTGTTCATTGTGATCCACATGCTGCTAACTTGCTTGTTCGCACATCGCCTTCTCTCAAAAGTGGGGTATTTG gaaaAAGAAAACCACAATTGGTACTACTGGACCATGGTTTATATAAAGAATTAGACGTTTCAACCAGGACTAATTATGCTGCACTCTGGAAG GCTTTAGTACTGGCTGATGCAAAAGGAATAAAAGAAAATTGTGTGAAACTGGGTGCTGGAGAGGATCTATATGCACTTTTTGCAGGGATTCTTACAATGCGGCCTTGGAATAGAGTTATTGACCCTGCTGTTGACCATCTTGCTATACAAGGCAATGCGAGTGATCACTCTGAACTTCAG ATGTATGCATCCCTATATTTTCCTCAAATAACAGAGCTTTTGCATAAACTGCCTCGTGTCATTCTTTTAATGTTGAAGACAAATGATTGCTTGCGTGCAGTAAATAATGCATTG ATACAAAGACCATCTGTGGAGTCCTTTATTATTATCGGAAGAGTTTCATCTGAGGCGCTAATCGAAGAAAAGTTATCCCACTCCAAGTCCCTCTATAGCTTTCTACTCGTTTGGTTGGAACAGTTTTCATTAGAAGCTAGGTTTCTTATAATGCAGGTTGCCTTGTGGATACTCCAGTTCCGTAAAGCTTCAATATACTAA